The genomic interval CCGTCTTCGAGCAGTCCGGCTCCGGGAAGGGCCAGGCCGTCCGGGAGGCGGTGCGGCGCATCGACGCCACCTACGTCCTCATGCTCGACGGGGACGGCACGTACCGCACCGAGGACGCGCCGACGGTGTTGGAGCCGGTGGTGTCGGGGGACGCAGACCACGTGGTCGGCGACCGGTTCGCGAACATGGAGTCGGGCGCGATGACGCGACTCAACCGGGTCGGGAACTCCCTCATCAATCGGGCGTTCGCCCGCATCCACGGCCACGACTACGAGGACATCCTCTCCGGCTACCGCGCGTTCACCCGGGAGTCGTTCGAGAAGATGAGCCTCACCGCGGACGGGTTCGGTATCGAGACGGAGATGGCGGTCGAGTGCGCGCGCCACAACCAGACCGTGCGCGTCGTGGACATCACGTACAAGCCGCGGCCCGAGGACTCGGAGACGAACCTCCATCCCGTGACGGACGGCGCGCGCATCATCTACACGCTCTACCGGCTCGCGAAGACGAACAACCCCCTCTTCTACTTCGGGAGCGTCGGCGGCGGCGCGCTCCTCCTCAGCCTCGTGCTCGGCGTCTACGTCGGCTACGAGTGGTTCGTCCGGGGCGTCTCCCACAACGTCATCGCCGTCGCCGCCGGCGTCGCACTCCTGTTCGGCGTGCAACTCATCATGTTCGGCGTGCTCTCCGACCTCTTCGTCACCCTTCACCGCGAGCAGTTACGCCGCCTCGAACAACACCAAGAACGCTCAGAAGAGTGACTTCAGGCCCTTCGCCACGACGCGCGGAATGTTCTTGCGGGACGTGCGGTAGGCGTCGTCGAGCGCGCGCGCCGCGCCGTCCAACACGCCGGGGCCGTGTCCGGAGAGGATGCGCTCGGGTTCGAGGCCCCGGAGCGCTTTCGGCGGGAACGCGCGCAGCATCGGGTGGACGCCGATGCGCTCGTCGCCCGCCCGGAAGTACTCGGTGTCCCCGAGGACGTCGGCGACGACGAGCGTCTCCCCGTCGTACAGCGCGGCCTCCCGCCAGCCCGGCACGTCCACCGCGTGCAACACCTCGAACCCCGTGTCTTCGAGTTCGCCCGAGAACGGCGTGCTCGGCCCGGAGAGTTCGGGCGTGACGAAGCTCGGAACGTAGACGGGCGCGTCGTGGCGGTCGCCGAACGCGTCCGCGTCCCGCGCGTGCCGGTCGCTCAACACGACGACACCCGCCACCTCGCCGCCGAACTCGCCGACGAGGTCGTCCACACCGGGCGCGTCCACGGGGTCGATGACCCACGCGTCCCCGTCGATTTCGAGGACGTGACTCGCGCGCGCCATCGCCTCCTCCGGGTGGGCGATCCAGCCGACGCCGCCGTCGAACCGGTCTATCTCGCGGTACTCGTCCGCCGGCCCGTCCGCACGGATGACCATACGCCCGTTTGGGTCGCATCCCGGATACGTCTTCGTACCGCCCCCGAGAGTTTACGGGCTGGCCCGCAATCCATCGGTATGAGCGACCACGAGTACGCGCGCGTCCACGTTCCCGACGTCGAGAGCACGCCGAACCCGACCCGGGAGAAGAAGGAAGTGGACGAGGCCGTCGGCGCGTCCAGGTTCGGGTTCAACGTCTACACTGCCGACCCCGGCGAACGCCTCCCCTGGGGCTACCACCGCCACCCCGACCACGAGGAACTGTTCTACGTCCTCGCGGGCGAACTCCGCGTCCAGACCGCGGACGGCACCGAACACCTGAACGCGGAGGACGCCTTCTTCGTCCCGGAGAACGCGCCCGTCTCCGCGGAAGCCGTCGGCGACCGACCGGCGCGCGTTGTCGCCGTCGGCGCGCCGAAGGACGCCGACGATGCAATAATCGAGGAGGAGTGCCCGGTCTGCGGCGAGGTGACGGGGCGAACGCACGACGTAGCGGGCGACGAGTACGTCTTGTACTGCGAGTCGTGCGGCGCGGAAGTGACGCGGTTCGACTAATCGACTTTCTCCGTCGTGTCGAACGTCTCCGGTTCGAACAGGTAGCCGAAGAGCGCGCCGAGCGCGTGCAACGCGTACACGAGCGGGGACGCGACGAACACGAGGTAGTCCCAGCGGTCGGTGTCCTCGTAGTAGGAGAGCCCGAC from Salarchaeum japonicum carries:
- the aglJ gene encoding S-layer glycoprotein N-glycosyltransferase AglJ translates to MYGDVCALIPTLNEAETIGSVIDGLREEGLENVLVADGHSTDETREIARDHGATVFEQSGSGKGQAVREAVRRIDATYVLMLDGDGTYRTEDAPTVLEPVVSGDADHVVGDRFANMESGAMTRLNRVGNSLINRAFARIHGHDYEDILSGYRAFTRESFEKMSLTADGFGIETEMAVECARHNQTVRVVDITYKPRPEDSETNLHPVTDGARIIYTLYRLAKTNNPLFYFGSVGGGALLLSLVLGVYVGYEWFVRGVSHNVIAVAAGVALLFGVQLIMFGVLSDLFVTLHREQLRRLEQHQERSEE
- a CDS encoding MBL fold metallo-hydrolase codes for the protein MVIRADGPADEYREIDRFDGGVGWIAHPEEAMARASHVLEIDGDAWVIDPVDAPGVDDLVGEFGGEVAGVVVLSDRHARDADAFGDRHDAPVYVPSFVTPELSGPSTPFSGELEDTGFEVLHAVDVPGWREAALYDGETLVVADVLGDTEYFRAGDERIGVHPMLRAFPPKALRGLEPERILSGHGPGVLDGAARALDDAYRTSRKNIPRVVAKGLKSLF
- a CDS encoding cupin domain-containing protein codes for the protein MSDHEYARVHVPDVESTPNPTREKKEVDEAVGASRFGFNVYTADPGERLPWGYHRHPDHEELFYVLAGELRVQTADGTEHLNAEDAFFVPENAPVSAEAVGDRPARVVAVGAPKDADDAIIEEECPVCGEVTGRTHDVAGDEYVLYCESCGAEVTRFD